The window TCGCAACCTGCACACCAACTTCGTCGCAGAAGCCGGAGTCCACATTCGGTCTGGCGAGCTATTGGGCCAGCCAGCTTCCGCCGAGTTCAGGCCAGTCGCCTACCAGTGGCTCTACGGTGACGGCACGTCGCGGATGACCACCAGCGCGGGTGCGAGTTGGCACCAACTCGGCCTGCGCGAGTTCGACCCAACGGCGACAAGCCACGTGTATTCGCAGAAAGGAACCGTCACGGTCACCCTCGTGACGCATTACGCCGTTCGGGCGTCGTACGCCGACGGGATTTGGTGGTCAGTGCCGGGAACCCTTGCCATCGCCTCACCGCCGCTATCTCTCGAGGTGCTGTCGATCAACACCGTGCTCGTCGATCGCGACTGCGGTGAATCCCCCTCCGGTCCAGGGTGTTGACGCACAGACCCGAACGGCACGGCGATGGAGACGGCGATGGCGAGCCCCTTCCCTCACAGCCTTAGGCCACTGCTCGACTGAACACGACGCTGTGGATACCAACCCGCCACCGCACATCCGCCGATTAGCTGGGCGGCATGACTCCTCGAACCCTCAGCGCCACCGTGCTTGCCCTAATCTGCACTCTCAGCCTGACCGCGTGCATCCCCTTGCCCATTCCCGTCACAGAGCCAGGCCGCCCTGCTCCCTCGGGTTCTCCCGTTGTCAACTTCATAGCGACCGAGGCATCGGCGGATGCAACGATTTTCGCGTACTGGAACGCCGTGGCTGAGACATACACGTCAGGGGGTGTCGACCTCGAAGCGCTCGAAGCCGTCACCACAGAGAGCACCCTGCGCGACGAAGAATCGGTAGCCAAGACATTTGCCGCAAGCGGAGTAATGGTCATCCCCGAATATCGACTGAGTGAAGCCCAGTTTGAGCAGCTGTACGTCGAGAATAGACAGCTGTTCCTCGTGGTCTCCACCTGCATTGATTACTCGCTGGCCCGCGTCGTTGATTCAGCCGGCGAGCAGAAGCATCTCAGACCAGATGCCCCGCGGGCGGTTGCCCACGTGAAGATGAGGGTCGACGACCCCGACAAGTTCGCGGGGCTTCGCATCGCAGGCTGGACCGAAATGCTGGGGCCGGGCATGGGCTGTTAGAGCCAGTGTGGCCCGAGCACCCACGGAAAATAACACCGCCGTTAACGAGGAAAACCCCCGGCATGCCGGGGGTTTTCTGAGCGTGACCCCAACCGGATTCGAACCGGTGTTACCGCCGTGAGAGGGCGGCGTACTAGGCCGCTATACGATGGGGCCAGTCACGCGCTTCCGGCCTAAGCTGGCCGGGCAACTCAAAGAGTATGACACACGACCTGCCCCTCTCCCAAACTGAGCGGTGGTCGTGTCTTAGAGAATCGGCGCCAGCACGAGCAGGGCGCCGGGCCTGACCTCAACCTCGACCGGCAGCATCCCGATGCGCTCCCCATCGGCATAGGCCACGACATCATCCGATTCCAGCCGGATGCTCTTGCCGCGTCGAATGGTCACCGCCGGGTTGCCAACATGGCGCCCCTTGAACACCAGCGGGAACAGTCGGATGAACCGCAGCTTGGGCAGCGAGCCCACGATGAATACGTCCAGCAGCCCGTCGTCAAACTGGGCATCGGGGGTTATGAGCATTCCCCCGCCGATGGAGGTGCCGTTGGACACGGAGACAAGCATGCCCTTCGTGTCTACCGGGTCGCCGTCGATGGTGACCCGGTAGCGGATGGGGCGAAACCACAGCAGCTCCCACACCATCGCGAGCGTATAGCGGCGGGGGCCTCTCGGCCATGCCATGTGATTCGCGCGCTCGTTGACAATCGCGTCGAAGCCCGCAGAGAGAACGCCGGCAAACCAGCGAACGGTGCCGTCCGCCGCGGTGACTCGCCCCGCATCGATGCGGCGCGGCTCGTGATCGAGCTCGGCAAGGAGCATGCGAATGGCGGCCTCGGTGTTGTCGAGCGGAAGGCCGAGGGCCCGGGCAACGTCGTTCCCGGTGCCAGAGGGAATGATGCCCAGACTCACAGAGCTGTCGGCAATGAGGTTGACCCCCAGACTCACCATGCCGTCCCCGCCCACAACGACGAGCGCATCTGCCCCCATGCGCAACTCCGCGGCCACGGCCTCCCGCAGTTCGTCATACGACGGCATCGACAGCGCCGTGACGTCATGGCCCGCTTCTTCGAGCGCAGTCACAACGGGTGGAGCCGCCTCAAGTCCCAACCCGAACGCTGCACGGGGATTGATTGCCACGATGATCGTGAGCGGGGTCGTCGAAGGCATTCCTAGATCTTGGCAGTAGCGGGGAATGCGCAGTGCGCGCCGGGCCGGAGCGAGCTTTGCGGCCTAGGATTCTGACATGCGCATCACTAAACGCGAACATGCCTGCCTCGACGTCGAGAAGAATGGCGAGCGCCTCATTATCGATCCCGGCTCATTCACGGCCCCGTTCGATGTCGACGGCATCGTTGCCGTCGTGGTCACGCATGAGCACCCCGACCATTGGACCCCCGAGCACCTCAGCCGCATTCTGGATGCCAACCCCGGCATCCCCATCTATGGCCCTCCCGGGGTGGTCTCCGCAGCGAAAGACTTTGCTGTCACCGCCGTTGCGGAGGGAGACGAAATCTCCGCCGGCGGATTCACGCTTCGTTTCTTCGGGCGCGACCACGCGGTGATCCACTCGTCGATTCCGGTGGTCAACAACGTGGGCGTGCTCGTCGATGGCACGCTCTATTACCCGGGCGACTCGTACACGGTTCCCCCGGTGGCTGTCGAGCTGCTCGCCACGCCCGCGGGCGGTCCGTGGCTCAAGATCGGCGAGGTCATCGACTTCGTGCTCACGGTGCGCCCTGCGAGGGCGTTCCCCACGCACACCGCCCCGCTCTCCCCCATCGGAATCGGCATGGTCAACAGCCGTCTCACCGAGCAGGTCGCCACATTCGGCGGCACCTACCTTGCACTGGAGCCCGGCGACACGATCGACGCTTAGCGGCGGAGGTTCGGCGACGAATCCTCCGAGTCGAGGCCGCCTACGCGGCGCAACACGGCAGAAAGCAGCGAGCCAGCAGCATCCGGAATCACGTGGTGGTTCAGGTAGATGCCCTCCAGCCACGACAGCACCTCGCCCGCAGGCAGGCCCACCTTCTCCCAGTCGATGCCGCGCAGCGCCTTGGTGCGGGGAAGCCCCGTGCGGGGGTCCGTCCAGGCCTCGGCAATAGCGAGATTCGGCTCACCATCCACAACGGGCGTCCATGAGAGCGCAATCGGATGGTCGTCGCCATCGATGTGGTCGTGCGACACGGTGCCGGCACCCAGCCACGGCAGGGTCATCAGTTCCCCCTCGACCTCAACCTCGACGAGGTCGA is drawn from Salinibacterium hongtaonis and contains these coding sequences:
- a CDS encoding diacylglycerol kinase family protein; the encoded protein is MPSTTPLTIIVAINPRAAFGLGLEAAPPVVTALEEAGHDVTALSMPSYDELREAVAAELRMGADALVVVGGDGMVSLGVNLIADSSVSLGIIPSGTGNDVARALGLPLDNTEAAIRMLLAELDHEPRRIDAGRVTAADGTVRWFAGVLSAGFDAIVNERANHMAWPRGPRRYTLAMVWELLWFRPIRYRVTIDGDPVDTKGMLVSVSNGTSIGGGMLITPDAQFDDGLLDVFIVGSLPKLRFIRLFPLVFKGRHVGNPAVTIRRGKSIRLESDDVVAYADGERIGMLPVEVEVRPGALLVLAPIL
- a CDS encoding MBL fold metallo-hydrolase — protein: MRITKREHACLDVEKNGERLIIDPGSFTAPFDVDGIVAVVVTHEHPDHWTPEHLSRILDANPGIPIYGPPGVVSAAKDFAVTAVAEGDEISAGGFTLRFFGRDHAVIHSSIPVVNNVGVLVDGTLYYPGDSYTVPPVAVELLATPAGGPWLKIGEVIDFVLTVRPARAFPTHTAPLSPIGIGMVNSRLTEQVATFGGTYLALEPGDTIDA